A single genomic interval of Cupriavidus necator harbors:
- a CDS encoding LysR family transcriptional regulator, producing the protein MELRQLRYFVSVIEHGSMGKAALELGVVTSALSQQISRLESELSTRLLQRTSTGVVATDAGLAFWRQAQLALRHIDDAALAARQARLSGHVSVGLPPSTAAVLALPFMQAMRERYPDVRLRMVESLSGYLGTMLSARQIDLAVLFSEEPAQRWSVLPLLDERLFVIGAEGLAGMPRGEQTSVAALGKLPLILPSGSHGLRALVAACFRQAKREPQVVAEIDGLAILMDAVRGGLGATIQPGAALARSHGTPYRSILVTDAGATRPNLLVSLSDDELSPAGLAARVVLADVATTLVREGRWPGATLRPR; encoded by the coding sequence ATGGAACTGAGGCAACTGCGCTACTTCGTCAGCGTGATCGAGCACGGCAGCATGGGCAAGGCGGCGCTGGAGCTGGGCGTGGTCACGTCCGCGCTGAGCCAGCAGATCAGCCGGCTGGAGAGCGAGCTGTCGACGCGGCTGCTGCAGCGCACTTCCACCGGCGTGGTCGCCACCGACGCCGGGCTGGCCTTCTGGCGCCAGGCCCAGCTGGCGCTGCGCCATATCGACGATGCCGCGCTGGCCGCGCGGCAGGCGCGCCTGTCGGGCCATGTCAGCGTGGGCCTGCCGCCCAGCACCGCCGCGGTGCTGGCGCTGCCCTTCATGCAGGCCATGCGCGAGCGCTACCCCGACGTGCGACTGCGCATGGTGGAGAGCCTGTCCGGCTACCTCGGCACGATGCTGAGCGCGCGCCAGATCGACCTGGCGGTGCTGTTCAGCGAGGAGCCCGCGCAGCGCTGGAGCGTGCTGCCGCTGCTCGATGAGCGGCTGTTCGTGATCGGCGCCGAGGGGCTGGCCGGCATGCCGCGCGGCGAGCAGACCTCGGTGGCGGCACTTGGCAAGCTGCCGCTGATCCTGCCCAGCGGCTCGCACGGGCTGCGCGCGCTGGTCGCCGCGTGCTTTCGCCAGGCGAAGCGCGAACCCCAGGTGGTGGCGGAGATCGACGGGCTGGCGATCCTGATGGACGCCGTGCGCGGTGGCCTGGGCGCCACCATCCAGCCGGGCGCGGCACTGGCGCGCAGCCACGGCACGCCCTACCGCAGCATACTGGTCACCGACGCCGGCGCCACGCGGCCCAACCTGCTGGTCAGCCTGTCCGACGATGAACTGTCGCCGGCGGGCCTGGCCGCGCGCGTGGTGCTGGCCGACGTCGCCACCACGCTGGTGCGCGAGGGGCGCTGGCCCGGCGCCACGTTGCGCCCGCGCTGA
- a CDS encoding Bug family tripartite tricarboxylate transporter substrate binding protein → MTTVLRMRRAVMAGLAGTAVLGAPAAFAADNWPAKPITLVVPFASGGTTDILARTIGQKLGEALQQPVVVDNRPGAGGTLGAANVARAPADGYTFLLATVAHTMAPAIYKSLPYEFTRDLDPVGLVALTPNVLVVNPAIPVKSVSDLVAYIKAHPGKVNYGSAGIGSTEHLSGELFRALTGTDVAHVPYKGGAPMMTDLIAGQIQMAIETSPSASQHVRSGKVRALAVTTAKRSAAYPGVPTLAESGVRGYEVTTWFALMAPRGTPAAIEQRVSAELGKLLKAPEVQKRFDEQGVTAGDMTPTQLAAFIRAETDKWGKVARESGAKAE, encoded by the coding sequence ATGACAACCGTTTTGCGCATGCGCCGCGCCGTGATGGCCGGCCTCGCCGGTACCGCTGTGCTGGGCGCGCCCGCCGCGTTCGCCGCGGACAACTGGCCGGCCAAGCCGATCACCCTGGTAGTGCCCTTCGCCAGCGGCGGCACCACCGACATCCTCGCCCGCACCATCGGCCAGAAGCTGGGCGAGGCGCTGCAGCAGCCGGTGGTGGTGGATAACCGCCCCGGCGCCGGCGGCACCCTCGGCGCGGCCAACGTGGCGCGCGCGCCGGCCGACGGCTACACCTTCCTGCTGGCCACCGTCGCCCACACCATGGCGCCGGCCATCTACAAGAGCCTGCCCTACGAGTTCACGCGCGATCTCGATCCGGTGGGCCTGGTGGCGCTGACGCCCAATGTGCTGGTGGTCAATCCTGCGATCCCGGTGAAGTCCGTGTCCGACCTGGTCGCCTATATCAAGGCGCATCCCGGCAAGGTCAACTACGGCTCGGCCGGCATCGGCAGCACCGAGCACCTGTCCGGCGAGTTGTTCCGCGCGCTGACCGGCACCGACGTTGCGCATGTGCCGTATAAGGGCGGCGCGCCGATGATGACCGACCTGATCGCGGGCCAGATCCAGATGGCGATCGAAACCAGCCCGTCGGCGTCGCAGCACGTGCGCAGCGGCAAGGTCCGGGCGCTGGCGGTCACCACCGCGAAGCGTTCCGCCGCCTATCCCGGCGTGCCGACGCTGGCGGAGAGCGGCGTCAGGGGCTACGAAGTCACCACATGGTTCGCGCTGATGGCGCCGCGCGGCACGCCCGCGGCGATCGAGCAGCGCGTCTCGGCGGAGCTGGGCAAGCTGCTGAAGGCGCCGGAGGTGCAGAAGCGGTTTGACGAGCAGGGCGTGACCGCTGGTGACATGACGCCAACGCAGCTTGCTGCCTTTATCCGCGCCGAGACCGACAAGTGGGGCAAGGTGGCGCGGGAATCGGGGGCGAAGGCGGAGTAA
- a CDS encoding FIST N-terminal domain-containing protein, whose protein sequence is MHDLSFVHADAAHVEWQVALADCQRQLDTQDFLRQAKADNAPPLTLGWCYLSDYYALAAEAILAALQQNWPGVSWVGTVGLGVSASGKEYFDEPAMVLMAAPFPRDAFQLFSGRQPLPPASSGFVPHTALVHAEGSTPDVQDLLHELSARTATGYLFGGLSSARNRTLHIADGVFSGGLSGVLFGPEIELVSRVTQGCQPIGPVRAVTRSNHNLLFELDGKPALDCILNDLGVERDAQVETMAEALAGTLAGLNSAADDAPVLPGRFGSDTLVRHLIGLDVQHRMLALADMVEPGMRLAFCMRNADAARADLVRVATEIRTEIERGGSRARGALYISCSGRGGPHFGAPHAELQTVRRALGDLPLAGFFAGGEIARDHLYGYTGVLTVFTGH, encoded by the coding sequence ATGCATGACCTTTCCTTCGTTCACGCTGACGCGGCCCACGTCGAATGGCAGGTCGCGCTGGCAGACTGCCAGCGCCAGCTGGACACGCAGGATTTCCTGCGCCAGGCGAAGGCAGACAACGCGCCGCCGCTCACGCTCGGCTGGTGCTACCTGAGCGACTACTACGCGCTGGCCGCCGAGGCCATCCTTGCCGCGCTGCAGCAGAACTGGCCCGGTGTGTCCTGGGTCGGCACGGTCGGCCTGGGCGTATCCGCCAGCGGCAAAGAGTATTTCGACGAGCCGGCCATGGTGCTGATGGCGGCGCCGTTTCCGCGCGACGCGTTCCAGCTGTTTTCGGGGCGCCAGCCCTTGCCGCCCGCGTCTTCCGGCTTCGTTCCGCATACCGCGCTGGTGCATGCCGAGGGCAGTACGCCCGATGTGCAGGACCTGTTGCATGAGCTGAGCGCGCGCACGGCCACCGGTTACCTGTTCGGCGGCTTGTCGTCGGCCCGCAACCGTACCTTGCATATTGCCGATGGCGTGTTTTCCGGTGGACTGTCGGGCGTGCTGTTCGGCCCCGAAATCGAACTGGTCTCCCGCGTCACGCAGGGCTGCCAGCCGATCGGGCCGGTGCGCGCCGTCACGCGCAGCAATCACAACCTCCTGTTCGAGCTGGACGGCAAGCCGGCCCTGGATTGCATCCTGAATGACCTCGGCGTCGAGCGCGATGCCCAGGTGGAAACCATGGCGGAGGCGCTGGCCGGAACGCTGGCCGGCCTGAATTCAGCCGCCGACGATGCCCCGGTGCTGCCCGGCAGGTTCGGCTCGGACACGCTGGTGCGCCACCTGATCGGCCTGGACGTGCAGCATCGCATGCTGGCGCTGGCCGACATGGTCGAGCCCGGCATGCGGCTGGCTTTCTGCATGCGCAATGCTGACGCGGCGCGCGCGGACCTGGTGCGCGTCGCCACCGAGATCCGTACGGAGATCGAACGCGGCGGCAGCCGCGCACGTGGCGCGCTCTACATCAGTTGCTCAGGCCGGGGCGGGCCGCATTTCGGCGCGCCGCATGCCGAGCTGCAGACCGTACGCCGCGCGCTTGGCGACCTGCCGCTGGCTGGCTTCTTTGCCGGCGGCGAGATCGCAAGGGATCACCTCTATGGCTATACGGGGGTGCTGACGGTATTCACCGGCCATTGA
- a CDS encoding phytoene/squalene synthase family protein: MREPSRAFLLGPLLKGVSRSFYLTLRVLPERMRDPVGLAYLLARAADTIADTSLIPPQRRLALLLSLRDQVNGATADTALADSIATEVAGRQEQQSDERILLESLGPALAVLAQLEPDDRQAVRQIVSTLSEGMEFDLRTFPDENAGRIVALREPEELDRYTYLVAGCVGEFWTSMTAAHMPGAIGKPDAMLRRGVRFGKALQMTNVLRDCGKDLRIGRCYLPATMLHQHGLSPQDLLLADASPRARALMLELVRKTLDHFCEAMTYTLAIHPRFIRLRLACLWPVLIGMETLLLLVRNDDWLDPAKASRLQRGKVYRIIAYSLPMVLSNSLLRIWFARQMRNIDAVIRGFNGR; encoded by the coding sequence ATGCGCGAACCCAGCCGGGCGTTTCTCCTCGGTCCGCTGCTCAAAGGCGTCTCGCGTTCGTTCTATCTCACGCTGCGCGTGCTGCCCGAGCGGATGCGCGATCCGGTCGGCCTGGCCTATCTGCTGGCGCGTGCCGCCGACACGATTGCCGATACCTCGCTGATCCCGCCACAACGGCGCCTGGCGCTGCTGTTGTCGTTGCGCGACCAGGTCAACGGTGCAACCGCAGACACGGCGCTGGCCGACAGCATCGCAACCGAGGTGGCAGGCCGGCAGGAACAACAGTCGGACGAGCGCATCCTGCTCGAGTCACTGGGCCCTGCGCTGGCGGTGCTGGCGCAGCTGGAGCCGGACGACCGGCAAGCGGTACGGCAGATCGTATCGACCCTGAGCGAGGGCATGGAATTTGACCTGCGCACCTTCCCCGATGAAAACGCCGGCCGCATCGTCGCACTGCGCGAGCCGGAAGAGCTTGACCGTTATACGTACCTGGTCGCCGGATGCGTGGGCGAGTTCTGGACCAGCATGACCGCCGCGCACATGCCTGGCGCGATCGGCAAGCCCGACGCCATGCTGCGCCGCGGGGTCCGCTTCGGCAAAGCCTTGCAGATGACCAATGTGCTGCGGGACTGCGGCAAGGACCTGCGCATCGGCCGCTGCTATCTTCCGGCGACGATGCTGCACCAGCATGGCCTGAGCCCGCAGGATCTGCTGCTTGCGGACGCCTCGCCGCGCGCGCGGGCCTTGATGCTCGAGCTCGTGCGCAAGACGCTGGACCACTTTTGCGAGGCCATGACGTACACGCTTGCCATTCACCCGCGTTTTATCCGGCTGCGGCTGGCTTGCCTGTGGCCCGTCCTTATCGGCATGGAAACGCTGTTGCTGCTGGTGCGCAACGACGACTGGCTGGACCCGGCAAAGGCGTCCAGACTGCAGCGCGGCAAGGTGTATCGGATCATTGCGTATTCGCTGCCGATGGTCCTGTCGAACAGCCTGTTGCGCATCTGGTTTGCGCGCCAGATGCGCAACATCGATGCTGTCATTCGCGGATTCAATGGCCGGTGA
- a CDS encoding dienelactone hydrolase family protein: MPSNSEAIEVVIPAGGVDLQGILTLPPGAVALVLFAHGTGSSRLSPRNRYVAAELNRCGMATLLMDLLLPDEDQVQAIRFDVELLATRLAQATSWVARQQAVPQRFGYFGASVGGAASIRAACQSSIPIHAVVSRGGRVDLAGPDALAKLLAPTMLIIGGLDLSVLERNESAYAQLTCTKKLVIVPGASHLFEEPGALESVARLAAQWFERYLGKDSP; the protein is encoded by the coding sequence ATGCCGAGCAATTCAGAAGCCATCGAGGTTGTGATCCCGGCCGGCGGCGTGGACCTGCAAGGCATACTCACGTTGCCGCCCGGCGCGGTCGCATTGGTATTGTTTGCGCACGGCACGGGCAGTTCCCGGCTTAGCCCGCGCAATCGATATGTGGCCGCGGAGCTCAATCGCTGCGGCATGGCAACGCTGCTGATGGACCTGCTGCTGCCGGATGAAGACCAGGTGCAGGCCATCCGCTTCGACGTCGAGCTCCTGGCGACACGGCTGGCGCAGGCAACCAGCTGGGTGGCGCGGCAGCAAGCCGTGCCACAGCGGTTCGGCTACTTCGGCGCCAGCGTTGGTGGCGCCGCGTCGATCCGTGCCGCATGCCAGTCGTCTATCCCGATACACGCCGTCGTTTCGCGCGGGGGCCGGGTCGACCTGGCGGGCCCCGACGCCCTTGCGAAACTGCTTGCGCCCACCATGCTGATCATCGGCGGGCTGGACCTGAGCGTCCTGGAACGCAATGAATCGGCCTATGCCCAGCTGACATGCACCAAGAAGCTGGTGATCGTGCCCGGCGCCTCGCATTTGTTCGAGGAACCCGGCGCACTGGAATCGGTCGCTCGCCTGGCGGCGCAGTGGTTCGAGCGCTATCTCGGCAAGGACTCGCCCTGA
- a CDS encoding SixA phosphatase family protein, whose amino-acid sequence MKTLFLVRHAKSSKDDPSLPDRERPLNDRGLQDAPEMGKRLAERKLKPDLLLSSPALRALTTAQLIADELGYARKDIALDDQLYATSAEQLLAVVRALDKKLDCVMLFGHNPEFTDFAHRLSDEITDMPTCAVARFSFDTRAWEDVGEITPSKVTLESPKK is encoded by the coding sequence ATGAAGACCCTGTTTCTCGTCCGGCATGCCAAGTCAAGTAAAGATGATCCCTCCTTGCCCGACCGTGAGCGCCCCCTGAATGACCGTGGCCTGCAAGACGCCCCGGAAATGGGCAAGCGCCTGGCCGAGCGTAAGCTGAAGCCCGACCTGCTCCTGTCGAGTCCGGCCCTACGTGCGCTGACGACAGCGCAACTGATCGCCGACGAGCTCGGCTATGCACGCAAGGACATCGCGCTCGATGACCAGCTGTACGCCACCAGCGCGGAGCAGTTGCTGGCCGTCGTTCGTGCGCTCGACAAGAAGCTCGATTGCGTGATGCTGTTCGGTCACAACCCCGAGTTCACCGACTTCGCGCATCGCTTGTCGGACGAGATTACCGACATGCCGACCTGCGCCGTCGCCAGATTCAGCTTCGACACCAGGGCGTGGGAGGATGTCGGCGAAATCACCCCGTCGAAAGTCACGCTGGAATCGCCGAAGAAGTAA
- a CDS encoding LysR family transcriptional regulator → MIPPVSTLHGRLKMQHLRLLLAVEERGSLRQAAEALTLTQPAVSKMLQDMEDLLGVPLFERHARGLRPTRFGLAATRYARLVFADMGGLRDELVALESGKIGRVRVGAVMAPTPGLLADVIRQLNRDHPRLEVAVHVETSDVLMPQLERDQLDIVLGRVPDGWDSSGLDFEQLGDEGLAIVVGPQHPLARRRKLSFEELTGYPWIMQPRPSPMRALIDRSFEDAGVPAPPSTIETAAVLMTTSLLADSELIAVLPESVAAYYGRLGALAVLPLPLPRKLGPYGIVTRRGRPPTASMSLLIDALRALSR, encoded by the coding sequence ATGATCCCACCCGTCAGCACCCTCCACGGCCGCCTGAAAATGCAGCACCTGCGCCTGCTGCTGGCGGTGGAGGAGCGCGGTTCGCTGCGCCAGGCCGCCGAGGCGCTGACGCTGACGCAGCCCGCGGTCAGCAAGATGCTGCAGGACATGGAGGACCTGCTCGGCGTGCCGCTGTTCGAGCGCCATGCGCGCGGGCTGCGGCCCACGCGCTTCGGTCTGGCGGCCACGCGCTATGCCCGGCTGGTGTTTGCCGACATGGGCGGGCTGCGCGATGAACTGGTGGCGCTGGAGTCCGGCAAGATCGGACGCGTGCGGGTCGGGGCGGTGATGGCGCCTACACCGGGGCTGCTTGCCGACGTGATCCGGCAGCTCAATCGCGATCATCCGCGGCTGGAGGTGGCGGTGCACGTGGAGACCAGCGATGTGCTGATGCCGCAGCTTGAGCGCGACCAGCTCGATATCGTGCTGGGGCGCGTGCCGGATGGCTGGGACAGCAGCGGGCTGGACTTCGAGCAACTGGGCGACGAGGGCCTGGCTATCGTGGTCGGGCCGCAGCACCCGCTGGCGCGGCGCCGCAAGCTGTCGTTCGAGGAACTGACGGGCTACCCGTGGATCATGCAGCCGCGCCCCAGCCCGATGCGCGCGCTGATCGACCGCTCGTTCGAGGATGCCGGCGTGCCGGCGCCGCCGTCGACCATCGAGACCGCGGCGGTGCTGATGACCACGTCGTTGCTGGCGGACAGCGAACTGATCGCGGTGCTGCCGGAGTCGGTCGCCGCCTACTACGGCAGGCTTGGCGCGCTGGCGGTATTGCCGCTGCCCCTGCCGCGCAAGCTGGGGCCCTATGGCATCGTCACGCGGCGGGGCCGCCCGCCGACGGCATCGATGAGCCTGCTGATCGATGCGTTGCGGGCATTGTCGAGGTGA
- a CDS encoding aldehyde dehydrogenase (NADP(+)) — translation MTISGELLIGRRAERGGNGTIHAIDAATGATLEPAFGGATPAQLDQACALAWQAFDAYRETTPERRADFLEAIAANILALGNTLIDRCTTESGLPRARIEGERGRTVGQLRMFASLLRQGDFLELRVDPALPERKPLPRVDLRLRHIALGPVAVFGASNFPLAFSVAGGDTASALAAGCPVVVKAHPAHPGTSELVGRAIRKAVDDMDLPEGTFSLLFDAGLEVGQGLVADPRIKAVGFTGSRAGGMALMAIAAARSEPIPVFAEMSSINPVLLFPHALANRAEAIGTAFADSLTLGSGQFCTNPGLVLAVAGDDLERFLQAAAARLGALPAATMLTPGIHRAYCAGVDTLASHAQVQTVARGAAGSAAQGQAALFATDADVFLANEALRHEVFGAASLVVRCRDLTEMRRVIDALEGQLTAALHIEDADHDAARTFLPALERLAGRILVNGFGTGVEVGHAMVHGGPWPATSDGRSTSVGSLAIARFLRPVSYQDMPPGLLPASLRPDSPQRHAWRLDGKLQGMPG, via the coding sequence ATGACAATCTCAGGCGAACTCCTGATCGGCCGCCGCGCGGAACGCGGCGGCAACGGCACCATCCACGCCATCGACGCTGCCACCGGAGCCACCCTCGAACCGGCATTCGGCGGCGCCACGCCCGCGCAGCTCGACCAGGCCTGCGCGCTGGCATGGCAGGCATTCGACGCCTACCGCGAGACCACGCCCGAGCGGCGCGCCGATTTCCTCGAAGCCATCGCCGCCAACATCCTGGCGCTGGGCAATACCCTGATCGACCGCTGCACCACCGAATCCGGCCTGCCGCGCGCGCGCATCGAAGGCGAGCGCGGCCGCACCGTGGGGCAGTTGCGCATGTTCGCAAGCCTGCTGCGCCAGGGCGACTTCCTTGAACTGCGCGTCGACCCCGCGCTACCTGAACGCAAGCCGCTGCCGCGCGTCGACCTGCGCCTGCGCCATATCGCGCTGGGGCCGGTAGCAGTATTCGGCGCCAGCAACTTCCCGCTGGCATTCTCGGTGGCCGGCGGCGATACCGCCTCGGCCCTGGCCGCGGGCTGCCCGGTCGTCGTCAAGGCGCATCCGGCGCACCCGGGCACATCGGAGCTGGTCGGCCGCGCCATTCGCAAGGCCGTCGACGACATGGACCTGCCCGAAGGGACTTTCTCGCTGCTGTTCGATGCCGGGCTGGAGGTCGGCCAAGGGCTGGTGGCCGATCCGCGCATCAAGGCCGTCGGCTTCACTGGCTCACGCGCCGGCGGCATGGCGCTGATGGCGATCGCGGCGGCACGGTCAGAACCGATCCCCGTGTTTGCCGAGATGAGCAGCATCAACCCGGTGCTGCTGTTCCCGCACGCACTGGCCAATCGCGCCGAAGCCATCGGCACGGCGTTCGCGGATTCGCTGACGCTGGGCTCCGGGCAGTTCTGCACCAACCCCGGCCTGGTGCTGGCGGTTGCGGGGGATGACCTGGAGCGCTTCCTGCAGGCCGCGGCTGCGCGGCTGGGGGCGCTGCCGGCTGCGACCATGCTGACGCCCGGCATCCATCGTGCCTATTGCGCCGGCGTCGATACGCTCGCCAGCCATGCGCAAGTGCAGACCGTTGCGCGCGGCGCGGCGGGATCGGCTGCGCAGGGACAGGCCGCGCTGTTCGCCACCGACGCCGATGTCTTCCTGGCCAACGAAGCGCTGCGCCACGAAGTCTTCGGCGCCGCCTCGCTGGTGGTGCGCTGCCGCGACCTCACCGAGATGCGGCGCGTCATCGACGCGCTGGAGGGGCAGCTGACCGCCGCGCTCCATATCGAGGATGCCGACCACGACGCCGCCCGCACCTTCCTGCCAGCGCTGGAACGCCTGGCGGGACGCATCCTGGTCAATGGCTTCGGCACGGGCGTGGAGGTCGGACATGCGATGGTGCATGGCGGGCCGTGGCCGGCGACGTCCGACGGCCGCAGCACCTCGGTCGGCAGCCTGGCCATCGCGCGCTTCCTGCGCCCGGTCAGCTACCAGGACATGCCGCCCGGCCTGCTGCCCGCGTCGCTGCGCCCGGACAGCCCGCAACGCCACGCGTGGCGCCTCGACGGCAAGCTGCAAGGGATGCCCGGCTGA
- a CDS encoding dihydrodipicolinate synthase family protein, protein MTRTPSPTVYRGVFPVAPTVFDAQGGLDLDGQRRCIDFMIDAGSHGICILANFSEQFVLSDDERNVLMKTVLEHVDGRVPVIVTTTHFSSRLCAERSRAAQDAGAAMVMVMPPYHGATIRVPERSIYEFFATVSDAIDIPIMIQDAPVSGTTLSAPFLARMAREIGNVSYFKIEVPQAAAKLRELIELGGDAIVGPWDGEEAITLMADLEAGATGAMTGAGFPDGIRQILDAWQAGDAELAAQRYQQWLPLINYENRQGWLATSKVLMQAGGVIASDAVRHPLQPMHPATREGLLKIARRLDPLVLRWAR, encoded by the coding sequence ATGACCCGCACCCCATCCCCCACCGTCTACCGCGGCGTATTCCCGGTAGCGCCCACCGTCTTCGACGCGCAGGGCGGCCTCGACCTCGACGGCCAGCGCCGCTGCATCGACTTCATGATCGATGCGGGTTCGCACGGCATCTGCATCCTGGCCAACTTCTCCGAACAGTTCGTGCTGAGCGACGACGAGCGCAACGTGCTGATGAAGACCGTGCTGGAACACGTGGACGGCCGCGTGCCGGTGATCGTCACCACCACGCATTTCAGCTCGCGCCTGTGCGCCGAGCGCAGCCGCGCGGCGCAGGATGCGGGCGCGGCCATGGTGATGGTGATGCCGCCTTACCACGGCGCCACCATCCGCGTGCCCGAGCGCAGCATTTACGAGTTCTTCGCCACGGTCTCGGATGCCATCGACATTCCCATCATGATCCAGGACGCGCCGGTCAGCGGCACCACCCTGAGCGCGCCGTTCCTGGCGCGCATGGCGCGCGAGATCGGCAATGTGTCGTACTTCAAGATCGAAGTGCCGCAGGCCGCGGCCAAGCTGCGCGAACTGATCGAACTGGGCGGCGACGCCATCGTCGGCCCCTGGGACGGCGAAGAGGCCATCACGCTGATGGCCGACCTGGAAGCGGGCGCCACCGGCGCCATGACCGGCGCGGGCTTCCCCGACGGCATCCGCCAGATCCTCGATGCGTGGCAGGCCGGCGACGCCGAACTGGCCGCGCAGCGCTACCAGCAATGGCTGCCGCTGATCAACTATGAAAACCGGCAAGGCTGGCTGGCCACCAGCAAGGTGCTGATGCAGGCAGGCGGCGTGATCGCATCGGACGCGGTGCGTCATCCGCTGCAGCCGATGCACCCGGCCACCCGCGAAGGGCTGCTGAAGATTGCGCGCCGGCTCGATCCGCTGGTGCTGCGCTGGGCCCGCTGA
- a CDS encoding LysR substrate-binding domain-containing protein — protein MKSTLDALTGRLRMKQLQLLIALDEHSSLHQAAAAMAMTQSAASKSLQELEGMLEAPLFERSRRGMRPNAFGHCVIRHARQLVADLGAMCEEVAGIRAGSGGRVAIGVIMGAVPEVLVPVLARLRQAQPELALEIIEDTSLRLLGLLDDGHLDLVIGRSLVSDEPARYHYHPLGDEQVAVVVGHAHPAPRARAMGFADLAGYRWITYAGHMPMHALLQRELDLAGMSFPANAISTSSAFVTVAMLQGDPGLVSLLPTGVAAMFVRQKMLRILPVRLQSRQQTFGIVTRRGGALSAAARQLVAILKALPRTAQQAAAEV, from the coding sequence ATGAAATCCACCCTCGACGCCCTGACCGGCCGGTTGCGCATGAAGCAGCTGCAACTGCTGATCGCGCTGGACGAGCATTCCTCCCTGCACCAGGCCGCCGCGGCGATGGCGATGACCCAGTCGGCGGCCAGCAAGTCGCTGCAGGAGCTGGAAGGCATGCTGGAAGCGCCGCTGTTCGAGCGCTCCAGGCGCGGCATGCGTCCCAATGCCTTCGGCCATTGCGTAATCCGGCACGCACGCCAGCTGGTGGCCGACCTGGGCGCCATGTGCGAGGAGGTAGCGGGCATCCGCGCGGGCAGCGGCGGGCGCGTGGCCATCGGCGTGATCATGGGGGCGGTGCCGGAGGTGCTGGTGCCGGTGCTGGCGCGGCTGCGCCAGGCGCAGCCGGAGCTGGCGCTGGAGATCATCGAGGACACCAGCCTGCGCCTGCTGGGGCTGCTCGACGACGGCCACCTCGACCTGGTGATCGGCCGCTCGCTGGTCAGCGATGAACCGGCCCGCTACCACTACCACCCGCTGGGCGATGAGCAGGTCGCGGTCGTGGTGGGCCATGCGCATCCGGCACCGCGCGCGCGCGCGATGGGGTTTGCCGACCTCGCAGGTTATCGCTGGATCACCTATGCAGGCCATATGCCGATGCACGCGCTGCTGCAGCGCGAGCTGGACCTGGCCGGCATGAGCTTTCCCGCCAATGCGATCTCGACCTCGTCGGCCTTCGTCACGGTGGCCATGCTGCAGGGCGACCCCGGGCTGGTGTCGCTGCTGCCGACCGGCGTGGCGGCGATGTTCGTGCGCCAGAAGATGCTGCGCATCCTGCCCGTGCGGCTGCAGTCGCGGCAGCAGACTTTTGGCATCGTGACGCGGCGCGGCGGCGCCTTGTCCGCGGCGGCGCGACAGCTGGTCGCGATCCTGAAGGCATTGCCGCGCACTGCGCAGCAGGCGGCTGCCGAGGTATAA